From Candidatus Neomarinimicrobiota bacterium, one genomic window encodes:
- a CDS encoding TonB-dependent receptor — MNSMHLKWTLRNVKSAILIALFLQMFLGVCIAGTTGKISGKVTDAESGQPFPGVNVFLEGTNYGAATDLEGYYMILNVRPGLYSLNVQMIGYQKIRQDNIQVLSDFNSIHDFKMSTQVLEASTQVEVIATRPDIQRDRTSTMAVISAEEIEKLPVQEMSDLVGLQAGVVDGHFRGGRGGEVSYMLDGVSVTDPYSGEMAVNIDNSSIQEIKVISGTFSAEYGQAMSGVVNIVTKSGSPEFGLSVNLYGGDFISRHDDTFLNIDQLDPLQNLSGELTLTGPLGMLGKDAGFVFSVKSQSKEGHLYGVEEFLPSDSSNIDDPDPAGWYVSRSGSGDVVPMNFKNTFSTHGKLSKHLGPKFRIDLSSDLTRQSWSNYDHLYKYNPQGIQTHFKESYQTTLSFNHFPSSKLFYAVNFSRFNSDLSNYVYEDYQDERYVSTLLSRRLGYGFFIGGMDMNHFYRSSTVNTIKVNLTAQPNRHHELKTGIEARKSELWQHDFSIKLDRSTAWSPEIFPEAHWGNNEYTHRPLEVGIWLEDKIEAEHIVLVAGLRYDYFHPDGLEPLDLRDPDGSYSGNQEEAFKDAPSSSQLSPRLGLSYPISDRGAIHISYGHFFQIPVYEYLYHNSEFEIRGGDLKSIVGNASLYPKKTVIYQFGLQQMLSANLILDITGYYKDMRNLVGTQIYELYILGDSYARYENQDYANVRGVALSLSMKQIGLFSGSIEYTYQTAEGNASDPRSVFNDRQSDPPRASEIQVVPLDWDQTHTVNLSMTMNGKNWHISLIGQFGSGLPYTPEFQGERTSFQNSERKPSTLNLDVSGEYAIPLRDSRLALYFLIKNVMDRENARDVNKDTGSPFYSLIPTYVPEQSLHTLDDFLSRPDYFQAPREVLIGMKFKL; from the coding sequence ATGAATAGTATGCATTTGAAATGGACCTTAAGAAACGTGAAATCAGCAATCCTGATTGCGTTGTTCCTGCAAATGTTCCTAGGAGTGTGCATCGCAGGGACTACGGGCAAGATTAGTGGGAAGGTTACTGACGCAGAAAGTGGTCAACCCTTTCCCGGTGTTAATGTCTTTCTGGAAGGTACTAATTACGGTGCCGCGACTGATTTAGAAGGCTATTACATGATTCTAAATGTTCGGCCAGGTTTATACAGCCTCAATGTACAAATGATTGGCTACCAGAAAATCCGACAGGATAATATCCAGGTTCTTTCCGACTTCAATTCGATTCATGATTTTAAAATGAGCACCCAGGTACTTGAAGCCTCAACCCAGGTCGAAGTAATCGCCACCCGACCAGATATTCAACGCGACCGCACCAGCACGATGGCAGTGATCAGTGCTGAGGAAATAGAAAAACTACCTGTCCAGGAAATGAGCGACCTGGTCGGCCTGCAGGCTGGAGTGGTAGACGGTCATTTCCGTGGGGGCAGGGGTGGTGAGGTGAGCTACATGCTGGATGGAGTTAGTGTCACTGATCCCTATAGTGGTGAAATGGCAGTGAATATCGATAATAGCAGCATCCAGGAAATCAAAGTTATTAGCGGTACTTTCAGTGCTGAGTATGGACAAGCCATGAGTGGCGTTGTAAATATTGTCACCAAGAGTGGTTCACCTGAATTTGGATTGTCAGTCAATTTATATGGCGGTGATTTCATTTCCCGACATGACGACACTTTCCTGAATATTGACCAGCTTGATCCATTGCAGAATCTCAGCGGAGAGTTGACTCTCACCGGACCCCTGGGAATGCTCGGCAAGGATGCAGGTTTTGTTTTTAGTGTGAAAAGTCAATCGAAGGAAGGGCACTTATACGGTGTCGAAGAATTTCTACCTTCAGATTCTTCCAATATCGATGATCCTGATCCAGCAGGCTGGTACGTCTCACGATCGGGAAGCGGTGATGTGGTACCCATGAATTTCAAAAATACCTTTTCCACACATGGCAAGCTATCAAAGCATTTGGGTCCCAAGTTCCGAATCGATCTCTCTTCTGATCTTACCCGACAATCCTGGTCAAATTACGATCACCTCTACAAGTATAATCCGCAGGGCATCCAGACCCACTTTAAGGAAAGCTATCAGACAACCCTGTCCTTCAACCATTTTCCAAGTTCAAAACTATTTTATGCCGTCAACTTTTCTCGCTTCAATTCAGATTTAAGTAATTATGTCTATGAAGACTACCAGGATGAGCGCTATGTAAGCACCTTACTTTCCAGGCGGCTGGGTTATGGCTTCTTCATCGGTGGCATGGACATGAATCACTTCTACCGAAGCAGCACAGTAAATACAATTAAAGTCAATCTTACTGCCCAACCCAATCGCCATCACGAATTAAAGACTGGGATTGAAGCCCGGAAGAGCGAACTGTGGCAACATGATTTCAGCATTAAACTGGATCGCAGCACTGCCTGGTCACCTGAAATATTCCCTGAAGCACATTGGGGTAATAACGAGTACACACACCGTCCCCTGGAAGTAGGGATATGGCTTGAAGATAAGATCGAAGCTGAGCACATCGTGCTGGTGGCAGGTCTACGCTACGACTATTTCCATCCTGATGGACTGGAACCCCTGGATCTGAGGGATCCAGATGGTAGCTATAGTGGAAACCAGGAGGAGGCCTTTAAAGATGCACCGAGCTCATCCCAATTGTCTCCCCGTCTGGGATTATCATATCCAATTAGCGACAGGGGTGCGATCCACATCTCGTATGGACATTTTTTCCAGATTCCGGTCTATGAGTATCTCTATCATAATTCAGAATTTGAAATTCGTGGGGGCGATCTAAAAAGCATTGTTGGAAATGCCTCACTATACCCAAAGAAAACAGTTATTTATCAATTCGGCCTGCAGCAAATGCTCTCTGCCAATCTTATTCTGGACATCACAGGCTATTACAAGGACATGCGCAATCTGGTTGGTACACAAATTTATGAACTATATATCCTTGGCGATAGCTATGCCCGCTACGAAAATCAAGATTATGCTAACGTTAGAGGTGTGGCTCTATCGCTTTCAATGAAGCAAATTGGTCTTTTCTCAGGTTCTATTGAGTACACCTACCAAACTGCTGAGGGCAATGCCTCCGATCCTCGAAGTGTCTTCAATGACCGTCAGAGTGACCCTCCTCGCGCCAGTGAAATACAGGTGGTTCCCCTGGATTGGGATCAGACCCATACCGTTAACTTATCCATGACCATGAATGGAAAAAACTGGCACATCAGTCTTATTGGCCAATTTGGTTCCGGATTACCCTATACACCAGAGTTCCAGGGCGAACGTACTTCTTTCCAGAATTCTGAGCGAAAACCCAGCACCCTGAATCTGGATGTTTCTGGAGAATATGCCATACCTCTGAGAGATTCTCGTTTGGCTCTCTATTTCTTGATTAAGAATGTAATGGATCGTGAGAACGCCAGAGATGTGAATAAAGATACCGGTAGCCCTTTTTATAGCCTGATCCCTACCTATGTGCCTGAACAATCCCTTCACACACTGGATGATTTTCTATCTCGTCCAGATTATTTCCAGGCTCCACGTGAAGTGTTGATTGGCATGAAATTCAAGCTTTGA